CGATAATCTTTTCGATGATGTTATCCGGCTTGCCGGACTCGCGAGCCTTGGAACGGTAAATCTCCTTCTCGCGCTCGAGCACGTCGCTAGAAACCTCTTCGCGGCGCACAAACATCGGTGAAGCAGCAGCAATGTGCATGGCGATATCTTTGACGAAATTCTGGAAATTATCGTTCTTGGCAACAAAGTCGGTTTCGCAGTTCACTTCCACGAGTACACCGATCTTGCCGCCGGCATGGATATAGGAGCCAACCGAACCTTCGCTGGCTACGCGGCCGGCCTTTTTGGAAGCAGCAGCCAGACCTTTCTTGCGAAGGTAATCAACGGCCTTTTCTTGATCGCCGTCAGTCTCCTGCAGCGCCTTCTTGCAGTCCATGAGACCAGCGCCCGTTACTTTCCTCAATTCATTAACCTGTGCAGCCGAAATACTCACGTCCATCCTCCATAACGGCCTTGCAGCCGAAAGTTGAATTTTATAAGAGGCGCACGTTAGCGTGCGCCGGTACTTGTTAGGCAGTCAATTCCTCTGCTGCGTCCTTATCGGATACTTCAACCCCGGCATCTTCCCCTTCGGAATCGCTCTGGAGATCGGTGTTGCGATTTTCAGAACCTTCGATGACGGCATCGGCAATCTTGCTGGTAAGCAGGCGAATCGCGCGGATGGCATCGTCGTTGCCCGGAATTACGTAATCGATATCGTCAGGGTCGCAGTTGGTATCAACAATTGCCACAACCTTGATGCCGAGTTTCTTTGCTT
This window of the Geoanaerobacter pelophilus genome carries:
- the tsf gene encoding translation elongation factor Ts, whose product is MSISAAQVNELRKVTGAGLMDCKKALQETDGDQEKAVDYLRKKGLAAASKKAGRVASEGSVGSYIHAGGKIGVLVEVNCETDFVAKNDNFQNFVKDIAMHIAAASPMFVRREEVSSDVLEREKEIYRSKARESGKPDNIIEKIIEGQVNKFYADICLLEQPYVKDPDKTVQTYLNETIATIGENMSIRRFARFVLGEGLEKKESDFAAEVAAAAGN